The proteins below come from a single Trichocoleus desertorum ATA4-8-CV12 genomic window:
- a CDS encoding NAD(P)-dependent oxidoreductase, with protein sequence MVTVGFIGTGLMGLPMAERLLAVNLSVIAYNRTSAKLEPLKNAGVAIAQSPVKVLQEAECVLLMLADATAIRAVLLSPEARSALTGRTIIQMGTIAPSESCAIAAEVEAAGADYLEAPVLGSIPEAQAGKLIVMVGSSPEQFQRWLSLLQQLGPEPQLIGEVGSAAALKLALNQLIGSLTTAFALSLGFVIRQGVDVETFMNILRNSALYTPTFDKKLQRMVERNYANPNFPTKHLLKDMNLFLGEAQSLGLNANSLEGVQAILEMAQKLNLAEADYSALFSAVSPED encoded by the coding sequence GTGGTGACAGTGGGATTTATTGGCACAGGATTAATGGGCTTGCCGATGGCGGAGCGGCTACTGGCGGTTAATCTATCGGTCATTGCTTACAACCGTACTTCAGCGAAACTGGAACCGTTAAAAAATGCTGGGGTGGCGATCGCTCAGTCTCCAGTCAAGGTCTTGCAGGAAGCAGAATGTGTGTTGCTGATGCTGGCAGACGCTACTGCTATTCGGGCTGTCCTGTTGTCACCAGAAGCTCGCTCAGCGCTGACAGGACGTACCATCATTCAAATGGGTACGATCGCACCTTCTGAGAGTTGCGCGATCGCCGCAGAAGTTGAGGCTGCGGGAGCAGATTACTTGGAAGCACCGGTGTTGGGCAGCATTCCAGAGGCGCAGGCAGGCAAACTGATTGTAATGGTAGGGAGTTCACCAGAGCAATTCCAACGCTGGCTGAGTCTTTTACAACAACTGGGGCCAGAGCCGCAACTAATCGGTGAGGTGGGAAGTGCAGCAGCCCTCAAGCTAGCGCTAAATCAATTAATTGGCTCTCTGACAACGGCTTTCGCCTTGAGTCTGGGTTTTGTCATACGCCAAGGTGTTGACGTAGAAACCTTCATGAATATTCTGCGAAATAGCGCTTTATATACTCCTACATTCGACAAAAAGTTGCAACGAATGGTGGAACGTAACTATGCTAATCCCAATTTCCCCACTAAACATTTGCTGAAAGATATGAACTTGTTTTTGGGAGAAGCTCAATCATTGGGGTTGAATGCCAATAGTTTAGAGGGAGTTCAAGCGATTTTGGAGATGGCTCAAAAGCTGAATTTGGCGGAAGCAGACTACTCAGCCCTCTTCTCTGCGGTGAGCCCAGAAGACTAA
- a CDS encoding SH3 domain-containing protein, which produces MLNLKKFIALWSVPIAVLAVAFASLPAIAQLRVGNLSEIEGDITCGRGTGGTLAYAETKNYLVYICGTEGDPTAPRFYRSRTRDGSQGLNLEAVNYDPRQMRYFEFTNNGYTYVLQMPMSQIPNPVLAVEFPNGKRVEERVLRYLARIEVGNSNPAVCSFITANQVNIRRGPSTNYPVLTQLNRARIVRALNRQGNWVKIVGVEDPTTERVRALNGWVSNAYINGCSEDQFDRWRR; this is translated from the coding sequence ATGCTGAACCTTAAGAAATTTATCGCTTTATGGTCGGTTCCCATTGCCGTTCTTGCTGTTGCATTTGCCAGTTTGCCGGCGATCGCCCAGCTAAGAGTTGGCAATTTAAGCGAAATTGAAGGGGATATTACCTGCGGTCGAGGGACTGGAGGTACTCTAGCCTATGCGGAAACTAAAAACTATCTAGTCTACATTTGTGGGACTGAAGGTGACCCAACTGCTCCACGCTTCTACCGGAGCCGCACAAGAGATGGTAGCCAAGGATTGAATCTAGAAGCAGTCAATTATGATCCTCGGCAAATGCGCTACTTCGAGTTTACAAACAACGGATATACCTATGTTTTGCAGATGCCTATGTCTCAAATTCCTAATCCTGTACTAGCAGTTGAATTTCCTAATGGAAAACGGGTTGAGGAAAGAGTTCTAAGGTATTTGGCTCGGATTGAGGTAGGCAACTCTAACCCAGCAGTTTGCTCATTCATTACGGCTAACCAGGTCAATATTCGGCGTGGGCCTAGCACCAACTATCCTGTATTGACCCAGCTCAATCGTGCTCGTATAGTAAGGGCGCTTAATCGGCAAGGTAATTGGGTCAAGATTGTGGGAGTTGAAGACCCAACCACTGAGCGTGTACGCGCCCTCAATGGCTGGGTTTCCAATGCCTATATCAATGGTTGTTCCGAAGATCAGTTTGACCGATGGCGTAGATAG
- a CDS encoding mercuric reductase, which yields MSHASVEPVTVLPEDAYNQALVEQVHPPNWENPQPAASYNLVVIGGGTAGLVAAAGAAGLGAKVALVEKHLMGGDCLNVGCVPSKCMIRSARVVADLKAAEQYGIHVPEDVEVNFSGVMERLRRLRAEISPHDSAQRFQELGVDVFLGAAKFADANSIEVAGQTLRFKQAVIATGTRPIEPAIPGLAEAGYLTNENVFSLTQRPQRLAVVGGGPIGCELAQTFRRLGSEVVLFHKHSHLLDREDESASEIIQRTFIAEGVQLVLSAQVQRVEAADGGKVIHYESEGQAGSLMVDEILVGAGRVPNVEGLELERVGVKYDQHQGVWVNDHLQTTNSRIYAAGDICMDWKFTHAADAAARIVIQNALFLGRKKLSSLTMPWVTYTDPEIAHVGLYEQQAQAQGIKLDTYLVPLEEVDRAIADGETAGFAKIHVKHGSDKIVGATIVARHAGEMISEVTLAMVGNLGLKAIATTIHPYPTQAEVIRKVADAYNRTRLTPTVKKLFSTWLAWRR from the coding sequence ATGTCCCATGCCAGCGTTGAACCCGTAACCGTGCTGCCTGAGGATGCATACAACCAAGCTTTAGTAGAGCAGGTACACCCTCCTAATTGGGAGAATCCACAACCCGCTGCTAGTTATAACTTGGTCGTCATTGGTGGTGGAACAGCAGGACTAGTAGCGGCGGCTGGGGCGGCTGGTTTAGGGGCCAAAGTAGCACTAGTCGAAAAGCACTTGATGGGGGGAGATTGCCTAAATGTAGGCTGTGTCCCTTCTAAATGCATGATTCGCTCTGCACGTGTGGTAGCAGATCTCAAAGCAGCAGAACAATATGGTATCCACGTACCAGAGGATGTAGAAGTTAATTTTTCTGGAGTGATGGAGCGGTTGAGACGGCTCCGGGCGGAAATTAGCCCTCACGATTCAGCTCAACGCTTTCAGGAACTGGGAGTAGATGTGTTTCTCGGAGCAGCTAAGTTTGCAGATGCTAATAGCATAGAAGTGGCAGGCCAAACTCTACGGTTTAAGCAGGCAGTGATTGCTACAGGCACTCGTCCCATCGAACCCGCAATTCCGGGCTTAGCCGAAGCAGGTTATTTGACCAATGAAAATGTTTTCTCCTTGACTCAGCGCCCACAGCGTTTAGCAGTGGTAGGTGGTGGCCCTATTGGTTGTGAGCTAGCCCAAACCTTTCGACGCTTAGGTTCTGAGGTGGTGTTGTTCCACAAGCATTCTCACCTACTCGATCGCGAGGACGAGAGTGCATCTGAGATTATTCAACGCACCTTTATTGCTGAGGGCGTTCAGTTGGTCTTATCAGCTCAAGTTCAACGAGTTGAAGCAGCTGATGGAGGTAAGGTAATCCATTACGAAAGTGAGGGCCAAGCGGGTTCGCTCATGGTAGATGAAATCTTAGTGGGGGCGGGGCGCGTTCCCAATGTGGAGGGCTTGGAGTTGGAGCGCGTGGGTGTGAAGTATGACCAGCATCAAGGCGTGTGGGTGAATGACCACCTCCAAACCACTAATTCTCGTATTTATGCCGCAGGCGATATTTGTATGGATTGGAAATTTACCCATGCGGCTGATGCAGCGGCCCGAATCGTGATTCAGAACGCTCTATTCTTGGGACGCAAAAAGCTGAGTTCGCTCACCATGCCCTGGGTAACTTACACTGACCCAGAAATCGCTCATGTGGGTTTGTACGAGCAGCAGGCCCAAGCTCAAGGTATTAAGCTCGATACGTACTTAGTGCCTTTAGAAGAAGTCGATCGCGCGATCGCAGATGGTGAAACCGCAGGATTTGCCAAAATCCACGTCAAGCACGGTAGTGACAAAATTGTGGGCGCAACCATCGTGGCTCGCCATGCGGGAGAGATGATTAGTGAGGTGACCTTGGCAATGGTGGGAAACTTGGGGCTAAAGGCGATCGCCACAACCATTCATCCCTATCCCACCCAAGCAGAGGTAATTCGCAAAGTTGCAGATGCTTATAACCGTACCCGCTTGACTCCGACGGTCAAAAAACTTTTTTCTACCTGGCTGGCTTGGCGACGCTAA
- a CDS encoding TVP38/TMEM64 family protein codes for MSHKPSRKQWSLGFKLAILLVVIVISVLAIQSLNLQVWLPVALGRVESLGVWAPIAFMGIYVAATLCLIPGSLLTIGAGVLFGVLLGSIYTFVGASLGAIAAFCVSRYIVRKWAQKWITKQIEGSEKFQAVNQAVAREGFRIVLLTRLSPVLPFTWLNYAFGLSQVSLRDYALGCLGMIPATVMYVYIGSLLGDLAALVSGVTARSRTLAEVILLSVGLVATVVVTLYITQIARKALEEKAL; via the coding sequence ATGAGCCATAAGCCGTCGCGGAAGCAATGGAGTCTAGGATTCAAGCTAGCTATTCTGTTAGTTGTAATTGTGATCTCTGTTTTGGCAATTCAGTCTTTGAATCTTCAAGTTTGGTTGCCTGTAGCCCTAGGGCGAGTTGAGAGTTTAGGAGTCTGGGCACCGATCGCCTTTATGGGCATTTATGTAGCAGCAACTCTATGCTTGATTCCAGGTTCACTCTTGACTATAGGAGCAGGAGTTTTATTTGGAGTTTTATTAGGCTCAATTTATACGTTTGTGGGAGCTAGTTTAGGGGCGATCGCCGCCTTCTGCGTGAGTAGATACATAGTACGAAAATGGGCACAAAAATGGATAACCAAGCAGATCGAAGGAAGTGAAAAGTTTCAAGCAGTGAATCAAGCCGTAGCGAGAGAGGGCTTCAGGATTGTACTGCTAACTCGGCTCTCCCCAGTCTTACCGTTTACCTGGTTGAATTATGCGTTTGGTCTCAGTCAGGTATCTTTGCGAGATTATGCCCTAGGCTGCTTAGGCATGATTCCTGCCACTGTTATGTATGTCTACATCGGTTCACTATTGGGTGACTTAGCTGCATTGGTGAGTGGTGTTACAGCGCGATCGCGGACTTTGGCTGAAGTGATACTCCTAAGTGTAGGCCTAGTTGCAACGGTGGTTGTCACTCTCTACATCACTCAAATTGCCCGAAAAGCCTTAGAGGAAAAAGCCTTATGA